TTGCTCGCCAAGGGCGCAGAGGTTGGTACCTTCGTCACCAGAGGCAGTGGGACAGACCCCTTACGTTCCGAGGACCAAGGGGGGTAGAAAATATCTGGTGGTGGCAAGACTATCAGGGCCCAGAGGTCTATTGCAAAAGAATCACAATCCGGGAGAAAAATCTATTAGCAAGATCCTAGCTGAGGAGAGCAGCCAGGTtactggggaagggcagaaaaggaGGGATGAGGCAGCGGAGTGTGCGCGTGGGTGAAATGAAGTTATTAAAATGaaccccccccggccccccccccgcTCAGGCCGTATGCGTGCCAAGCGGGCCAGCCCTCCAGCTGTCAGCAGCATCTGGCTCTCCACAAAAGAAGAGCCGGAGGGGGGTGGGTCAGAGTGTCCCCCGGTCCTGCTGATCGTCCAGCCAGGGCCCGGTGAGGGGGGCCCAGGACCAcccccctccatctctccctccagTGCCCACAGGGCCGTAGGCGGTGCTTGGTTCTGGGAGGCATCCGCAGGTGAGCGAACCCACCAGATCTCCGAGGCAAgcccccccagggcagggcctgtCTGAATTCTAAGCACCTGTGCCACCTTCCCACCCACCTGtcagggtgggaagggagagtgTAGATATGgtggaggggcggtgggggggggcggggaagaaggGGTGCGTGTCTCAGATCTCTGCTCAGGAGAGGTGGCCCCGGGAGGCACGGTGCAGGGGAACGCTGGCATAGGAGTGTGAGCCTGAGTCATGTGCCCTTTCTGGGTCACTTCATACAGCAAGGTGGCTTCTAAGGCCTCGTCCAGCTCTGCTCTGCAGCGAGAGGAGCACTGGGCCGTGCTGAGTGCTGGCGGGCAAGGGAGACAGGCTGCGGGCGGCAGGACCGTTGTCTTCCCCTCTCATGCTAGGACTTTCCTCGCTGTGGCTGCATGGCCGAGAGGGACCCAGGGGACCTGAGTGCTGCCCTCCCAAGCGAGCAGCTTGAGGATGACCTTAGAGAGGGCCCTGTGATCTTGGTCCTCGGGGCTCAGCATCCCGCTCACCGAGCCCCAAAGGGCCCGGCTGGCCCTCCCAGGCAAGGCGTCACCGGCTGTCAATCCATCCCAAGGCCCTcctgtgggcgggggggggggggggcggatggcTGCTTTCAAGCCTCCTTCTGTCCCCGCTCCCCCCCAACCCAGCCTGTTCCTGCACTGACACATGATCAGACGCAAAGCCCGACACCCTGCCTCTCTGAGAGGACCCTTCCAGGAGATTTTCCTAGGAGAAGCAGCTGGAAGGTAGTCGGGAGGGAGCCTCAGAGGCGTCTCTTCATCTTAGGGGGCCAAAgccagaaaggaacagagaggtcaCGTGAGTGGTCCTTGGTGTCCCCTCAGGAGCGTCGGCATCTCCCTGGCTCCTCGCTAGAAGGGCAAATCGTCTGGAACCCAGAACTCCATGTCTTAACCGACGCTCCCGGTGGGTCCGATGCCCACTCGCACGGGAGAAGCTCTGAGTTGGGCatattcctcattttacaaagaagtggaaagagacccagagaggagaatggacttgtccaaggccacggGGCCAAACCCTGACAGAGCAAgggcccccgcccaccccacgCCGGGGGCCCACCCGGATGGCAACCCAGGGAGACAAGGAACACAAtggcccatccccccccccccagctcttcCTCCCCAAGCTGCTTTGCaggggccacccccaccccctgggatCACCGAGCAGTGTCTGCCCAGCTTTCGCAACAGGTCCCGaaaaggaggctggggagggaagcCCTGAGGCCCTCCGTGAGCACCAGCCCCAACAGCTGTTGTCGCCCCGCAGCTCTGGTCTCCAGGGAACATCTTGCCGCCATCTAGCTGAGCAGCGCTGGCTGGACGGCGGGGCACCCCGGGCCCTTTCCCTCCCTGGACAGTTCAGAAAGCAGTGCCCTGGGAAAGCTTTATTCCCGGCTCCAGAACAAGACTCTGCACACAAGCTGACAATCAGGGGATCGCacaccccgccctcccctcccccacccacagacAGACACCACAGAACAGGTCCAGCGCCCTTGTCAGTCTGGCGTCACGCGGCCCCGAGCTGCTGAAGGCCCTGTATCCATCCGGGTGGGTCCCAGGCTGACGGGCAAGGCTTGCTGGCTGGACGAGGACGCTCCCAGAGGAGccagcaggggggtggggtggcgagGGGACACAGCGCAAGGGTGGGCTCCCATCTGTGGCCTTGGTGGTGGGAGAACCACAGTCACCCTCTGTTGCAGCTGAAGGATGGGTGACCCATCGGCACAAGGGTGGAcaggggcggcggggaggggaggagcggCAATGGCAGGAGAGGGAATTTTGGGAAGGTTACGGCCTGGCGGGGAGCAGACGGTCTATTCGTCAAGACGTCAAAACGACTCCAAGGGTCACCACTTCAGCCTGAAGCCAAGTTCAGTCCACCGTCCAGGACAATGggcttgtggggggtgggggggctgacTCAGCGGGGCTCAAGAGTtcctccggccccgcccctccccccacccagggctggctcccgGGCAGCCCCGTCTCGTCTCTGCCATCCTTCGGTGCCCTTGCTGATGAGAGACCCCTCTCcttgttgttctttctcaggatggAAAGGAGGGAGCCGAGGCTTCGGGCTCTTCTCCGTGACCTCATCTGGCCACACTGGTCTGCCTTCCCCAGCGGTCTCCTGGGCCCAGCACCTTCCTGTCGCTCAGCAGGGGAGCCCCACGGGGCTGCCCAGAGACCCCACTCCTCCTCCAGTGCTCCTATGCCCCGGCCGCCCCACAACCCCAGGCTGGGGCCCCGCACTTGGGACCCCTTCCCCACCGCCACGTGAGACTTGGCCCCGGCCCCACCTGgcatctccttctctccaccccccccttccctgcctgagGTCCCTCCCCGTGTCCCTGCCCAGTATCCAGCCAGATGGCCTCCTCCGCAGGCAGGCCCGTCCTTCCAGCCCCGGCCCGGCCTCTGTGGCCTGCCCAGGGTCACCCGGAGGGGTAGTAGGGGGTATCACTGTGGTAGTTGTAATCTGGGCACACCTTCTGGACCAGCCTATAGTCCGTGCTGTAGAAGGCGATGTAGACGCAGACGACCTTGAAGGGCTGGGAGCAGCTCCAGGTGGCTGAGCTCTGAGCGTGGTCTCGGGAGCAGGTCTTGGCCGGGTCGTGGGTGCAGAGCGAGGTCCGGCGGCCCCGTTCCACCTTCTCCCACTCCATTCGGCAGTTGAAGATCTTGGAGGCCTTGGCTTCGATGAAGATCTGCCGCTCCTGGTGGAACTCTACAGCTTTACTGGGCGGTACGAGGCTGATGGAGATGTTGCCCTGGCCGGTGGCGTTGTGTCGGAAGTGGACGCTGAAGGTCCCGTTGCCGTGGTCCACGATCTTCCCCGTGACGAGCAGGTTCAGGGCCACCGTCTTGATGTTGGAGTAGAAGTCACCCCAGCCGAAGATTTTCTTCACCTTGGCCGACGGTGGGGGGCTGTGGTTCGGGCGGTTGGGGGGCTGGCCAAGGACGCCCCATGCCTCCCCGGGGGGAGCCAGCAGCCCTAGGAGAGTGGAGTTGGCCACGAGGCGGGACTTAGGTGAGAGGTGGCCTCGCTTCCGAGGCATCCGGGGCCGGGGCTGGCTCTCGTGGTCATCACGCTCCGGGTCCTCGGAGCCGGGAGGACCGTCATCCTGGCCGTAGATGACCTGTGGAGGGAGTTGGGAGGACAGTGACAGCCCCGTCCCCAGAGGACCCAGGAGTTCTGGTCACTGTGTCCCCCACCAGCAGCCTCAACTCCCTGCCTGTCCCTTCCGCTGACTTGAGGCCGAGTGATGTCTCACCCGTCTCACTCTAGGGGTTGGATGCATACTCCGGCTTGTGCCGTGGTCCCATCTCGCCCTCTGACACTCCGGCCACCCCCATCTCCTCACCCCACTGTCCCGTCTCTGGCTACCGCTCAGCATCTGGAAGGACGGTCGAGAATTCTCTCCAGTGAGCCATGGCACCAGAGggacacagcccctgcccctgaGGAGGCCCCATTCTGACGGGGGAGGCCCAGCTCCCGATCCCGGGAGAGTCCTCATCCGATGTCAGAAGCATAACCTCGTGCTGACAGAGCCCCCGGTCTTACAGGAGAGGTTATGAGGTTACAGTTTCACAGAGGAAAATCCCCCCGCCTCTGTAAAAGTCCCAGGGTGATATGGAGGCACAGTCACGGCCCTCAAAATGCGCCATCCCTCCGCTGGGAGAGCCCCCCCCGTTTGACAGGGCTTTTTGCCACTTCCTAGGCTGTTTAGATGAGACCCCCACCACCCTTCCCCTGGGGTAGTTTTGTCCTCTGAGACTAAGAGAACCAGCAGACAATGGGATAAGAAAGCTGGGCCCAGTGACCTTCTCTCTCCGGTACAAAGGCAGCTCAGGATTGGGCAcgaggaatggggaggggggagccctGGAGTGAGTTCCACACCCAGGATGGCCGAGCCGCGGCCAGTCAAAACCTCTGGGGACCACCGAGGGTGCCATGCCAGGACACTATCGCTCCATGAGGCAGTTTTTCTTATTCCCCTTCTACAGATGAGGCCACCAAGTTACGTCCCTCCAAG
The sequence above is drawn from the Lynx canadensis isolate LIC74 chromosome E1, mLynCan4.pri.v2, whole genome shotgun sequence genome and encodes:
- the NXPH3 gene encoding neurexophilin-3 encodes the protein MQLTRCCFVFLVQGSLYLVIYGQDDGPPGSEDPERDDHESQPRPRMPRKRGHLSPKSRLVANSTLLGLLAPPGEAWGVLGQPPNRPNHSPPPSAKVKKIFGWGDFYSNIKTVALNLLVTGKIVDHGNGTFSVHFRHNATGQGNISISLVPPSKAVEFHQERQIFIEAKASKIFNCRMEWEKVERGRRTSLCTHDPAKTCSRDHAQSSATWSCSQPFKVVCVYIAFYSTDYRLVQKVCPDYNYHSDTPYYPSG